In one Microbacterium invictum genomic region, the following are encoded:
- a CDS encoding family 43 glycosylhydrolase, which produces MRRSRGVLAAFTALALGLTGAVVVTPPALGDTGLVAHYPLDETSGAVAVDVSGSGRNATYVGGPTLAGGEGVRLDGADDHVKLPDNILAGLNSVTVSAEVLIRQEQATPYFIWGLGTPATSNSGNGYLFTTGNAYRGTISPHNWQGEQNTASGQNLPRGVWKTLTYTLDDATNTARLYLDGVQVAQNTNVTITPASLGGGVTTANYIGRSNYDADRRLAGSVRDFRIYDSALSATAVAALHPDDATKLARDAAAISLGDVSGLTANLTLPTTGVNGASIAWATSDAGVISATGAVTRPASGQPNATATLTASLARGGATQTRAFEVTVLAMPGDDTLAQEDLDAIEIPNAEDVRGNITLPEAGSVNGTSISWSASPAGVVTTTAQDGKAAGVVTRGAADTPVTLTATVANTGASRQIPITVTAAPEGLDTDYTAGYLWTHFAAEGGYEKIFFGHSDDGLQWSKLNDNEPILANLGGDLGVRDPHLVRSAEGDKYWIIGTDLHAEGGGPGGSGWDQLNASQNLVVWESTDLVNWSDQRIVFAGFEHAGNVWAPEAIYNDETGEYYVYWSARDQRENNTPDWALRVYLTKTRDFVTFTEPEVWASLNAQGDGQTGPNIIDSSIAKEGDTYYRFSTSDWWTVIDTAPSLDGPWTTVVARDEAGDFGLRTRMEGHTVYQLPDGRWAIMGDDGGYYGHIADTLESLEFEELSVGTGPDQYSFDQRFRHGSVLRLSAAEEERLLAAYGDSPVDPEEPEEPQQGPIAEYTFDDGTLTDSVGNADLTAFGTAAVGAEATKGSALRLTGASGGYASFPTGFFDGRSTMTVSMDIRSERTSGNFFTFAFGKSNIDYYFLRVRGGDVRSAITTESWQNESAVTGTTASGQWHRYDVVFEGNTMTLYIDGVKVGENASLSTTVDGLGDDLLGYLGRSFYEGDAFFQGWYDNIRVYNRALSATEILGNAGVDDQLIDVSLSDPSALKIAPISDSTTRSVVLPVNRGTDLTALAPTFTTVEGVTVSPASGTTVDLSSPVTYTLTTGSGETVTWTIEAREMKSPVLPGLYADPNIAVFGDTYYIYATSDGFPGWGGKEFYVWKSKNLVDWERSEEPFLTLDGENGNVPWATGNAWAPTIIKRDGKYYFYFSGHNPTYNRKTLGVAVADSPEGPFVAQPLPMIVNNEAVTSGQAIDPAAFHDPVSGKWYLGWGNGSPVLAELNDDMVSIKPGTYQRINGLTDFREGVFFNYRNGLYHLTYAIDDTGSENYRVGYATATSMNGPWTYRGVILEKDLSLGIKGPGHSSIINVPGTDDWYIAYHRFAMPGGNGNNRETTIDKLEFDENGLMKKVIPTLESVDPQTIDLPAAGPTVEVSTAARCVVGKVQLVVRVENTDEVPVTVEVSTAYGSKTVASLAPGKVVSQAFASRTTTIEPGEVEVTASATIDGEAVTTEIGHGYGAHTCQ; this is translated from the coding sequence ATGAGACGTTCACGAGGTGTGCTGGCGGCGTTCACGGCCCTGGCTCTGGGTCTGACCGGCGCGGTGGTGGTGACGCCCCCGGCGCTCGGCGACACGGGACTGGTCGCCCACTACCCGCTCGACGAGACCTCCGGCGCGGTGGCGGTCGACGTCTCGGGGTCGGGGAGGAATGCGACGTACGTGGGTGGTCCGACACTCGCAGGCGGCGAGGGGGTGCGCCTGGACGGCGCCGACGACCACGTGAAGCTGCCCGACAACATCCTGGCGGGGCTGAACTCCGTCACCGTCAGCGCCGAGGTGCTCATCCGCCAGGAACAGGCGACCCCGTACTTCATCTGGGGTCTGGGAACCCCGGCGACGTCCAACTCGGGCAACGGCTACCTGTTCACCACGGGCAACGCCTACCGCGGCACCATCTCCCCGCACAACTGGCAGGGCGAGCAGAACACCGCCAGCGGTCAGAACCTGCCCCGCGGTGTCTGGAAGACCCTGACCTACACCCTCGACGACGCCACGAACACCGCGCGCCTCTACCTCGACGGCGTGCAGGTGGCCCAGAACACCAACGTCACGATCACCCCCGCATCCCTCGGCGGCGGCGTGACGACGGCGAACTACATCGGCCGCTCCAACTACGACGCCGACCGGCGCCTCGCCGGCAGCGTCCGCGACTTCCGCATCTACGACAGTGCGCTCAGCGCCACCGCGGTCGCCGCGCTCCACCCCGACGACGCCACCAAGCTGGCTCGGGATGCCGCGGCGATCTCGCTCGGGGATGTCTCCGGCCTCACGGCGAACCTGACGCTGCCCACGACCGGGGTCAACGGCGCGAGCATCGCCTGGGCGACCAGCGACGCCGGGGTGATCAGCGCCACCGGCGCGGTGACCCGACCGGCGAGCGGCCAGCCGAACGCGACGGCGACCCTGACGGCGAGCCTCGCGCGCGGCGGCGCCACCCAGACGCGCGCCTTCGAGGTCACCGTCCTCGCCATGCCGGGGGACGACACCCTCGCGCAGGAGGACCTGGACGCGATCGAGATCCCGAATGCCGAGGACGTCCGCGGCAACATCACCCTGCCCGAGGCCGGATCGGTCAACGGCACGTCGATCTCGTGGTCGGCCTCACCCGCGGGCGTCGTGACTACCACGGCGCAGGACGGCAAGGCCGCCGGCGTCGTGACCCGCGGAGCCGCGGACACCCCGGTGACCCTGACCGCCACGGTCGCGAACACCGGCGCGTCGCGTCAGATACCGATCACCGTCACCGCCGCCCCCGAGGGCCTCGACACCGATTACACCGCCGGATACCTCTGGACGCACTTCGCCGCGGAAGGCGGGTACGAGAAGATCTTCTTCGGCCACAGCGACGACGGCCTGCAGTGGTCGAAGCTCAACGACAACGAGCCGATCCTGGCGAACCTCGGCGGCGACCTCGGCGTGCGCGACCCGCACCTCGTCCGCTCCGCGGAGGGTGACAAGTACTGGATCATCGGCACCGACCTGCACGCCGAGGGCGGCGGGCCGGGTGGATCCGGATGGGACCAGCTGAACGCCAGCCAGAACCTCGTCGTGTGGGAATCCACCGACCTGGTGAACTGGAGCGACCAGCGCATCGTCTTCGCGGGCTTCGAGCACGCCGGGAACGTGTGGGCGCCTGAGGCGATCTACAACGACGAGACCGGGGAGTACTACGTGTACTGGTCGGCCCGCGACCAGCGCGAGAACAACACCCCCGACTGGGCGCTGCGGGTGTATCTCACCAAGACCCGCGACTTCGTCACGTTCACCGAGCCAGAGGTCTGGGCATCCCTCAACGCCCAGGGCGACGGGCAGACCGGTCCGAACATCATCGACTCCTCCATCGCGAAGGAGGGCGACACCTACTACCGCTTCTCCACCTCGGACTGGTGGACCGTCATCGACACCGCCCCGAGCCTCGACGGGCCGTGGACCACGGTCGTCGCGCGCGACGAGGCGGGAGACTTCGGCCTCCGCACCCGCATGGAGGGCCACACGGTCTACCAGCTGCCCGACGGCCGCTGGGCGATCATGGGCGACGACGGCGGCTACTACGGCCACATCGCCGACACCCTGGAGAGCCTCGAGTTCGAGGAGCTCAGCGTGGGCACGGGCCCTGACCAGTACTCGTTCGACCAGCGCTTCCGCCACGGCTCGGTCCTGCGCCTCTCGGCTGCCGAAGAGGAGCGTCTCCTCGCCGCGTACGGCGACTCCCCCGTCGACCCGGAGGAGCCCGAAGAGCCCCAGCAGGGCCCGATCGCGGAGTACACCTTCGACGACGGGACCCTGACGGACTCCGTCGGGAATGCGGATCTCACCGCGTTCGGCACGGCCGCCGTCGGCGCCGAGGCCACGAAGGGCAGCGCGCTGCGCCTCACCGGGGCATCCGGCGGCTACGCGTCGTTCCCGACCGGGTTCTTCGACGGCCGGAGCACCATGACCGTGTCGATGGACATCCGCTCCGAGCGGACGAGCGGGAACTTCTTCACGTTCGCCTTCGGGAAGAGCAACATCGACTACTACTTCCTCCGCGTCCGCGGCGGCGATGTGCGCAGCGCCATCACCACCGAGTCGTGGCAGAACGAGTCGGCCGTCACCGGCACCACCGCCTCCGGGCAGTGGCACCGCTACGACGTCGTGTTCGAGGGCAACACCATGACCCTGTACATCGACGGCGTGAAGGTGGGCGAGAACGCCTCGCTCAGCACCACGGTGGACGGACTCGGCGACGACCTGCTCGGCTACCTCGGACGATCCTTCTACGAGGGTGACGCGTTCTTCCAGGGGTGGTACGACAACATCCGGGTGTACAACCGGGCGCTGTCGGCCACCGAGATCCTCGGAAACGCGGGGGTCGACGACCAGCTCATCGACGTATCGCTCAGCGACCCGTCGGCGCTGAAGATCGCCCCGATCTCCGACAGCACGACGCGCTCCGTCGTCCTCCCCGTGAACCGGGGGACCGACCTCACCGCGCTCGCACCGACCTTCACCACGGTGGAGGGCGTGACGGTCTCGCCCGCCAGCGGTACGACGGTCGACCTCTCGTCGCCGGTCACCTACACCCTCACCACCGGCAGCGGCGAGACGGTGACCTGGACGATCGAGGCGCGCGAGATGAAGAGCCCGGTCCTCCCTGGCCTGTACGCCGACCCGAACATCGCGGTGTTCGGCGACACGTACTACATCTACGCGACCTCCGACGGCTTCCCCGGATGGGGCGGCAAGGAGTTCTACGTCTGGAAATCGAAGAACCTCGTGGACTGGGAGCGCTCGGAAGAGCCGTTCCTGACCCTCGACGGCGAGAACGGCAACGTGCCCTGGGCGACCGGGAACGCGTGGGCGCCGACCATCATCAAGCGGGACGGGAAGTACTACTTCTACTTCTCCGGTCACAACCCGACCTACAACCGCAAGACGCTCGGCGTCGCCGTCGCGGACAGCCCGGAGGGCCCGTTCGTCGCCCAGCCGCTGCCGATGATCGTCAACAACGAGGCCGTGACCTCGGGCCAGGCGATCGACCCGGCGGCGTTCCACGACCCGGTATCCGGAAAGTGGTACCTCGGCTGGGGCAACGGCAGCCCCGTGCTCGCCGAGCTGAACGACGACATGGTCTCGATCAAGCCCGGAACCTATCAGCGGATCAACGGTCTGACCGACTTCCGAGAAGGGGTGTTCTTCAACTACCGCAACGGTCTGTACCACCTGACCTACGCGATCGACGACACCGGGTCGGAGAACTACCGCGTCGGCTACGCCACCGCGACGAGCATGAACGGCCCGTGGACCTACCGCGGCGTGATCCTCGAGAAGGACCTGTCCCTCGGCATCAAGGGACCGGGCCACAGCTCGATCATCAACGTTCCCGGCACCGACGACTGGTACATCGCCTACCACCGGTTCGCGATGCCCGGCGGCAACGGCAACAACCGCGAGACGACGATCGACAAGCTCGAATTCGACGAGAACGGGCTGATGAAGAAGGTCATCCCGACCCTGGAGAGCGTCGACCCGCAGACCATCGACCTCCCCGCCGCCGGCCCGACCGTCGAGGTCTCCACCGCGGCCCGGTGCGTGGTCGGAAAGGTACAGTTGGTCGTCCGCGTGGAGAACACCGACGAGGTGCCCGTGACGGTGGAGGTCTCCACCGCCTACGGCAGCAAGACGGTCGCCTCCCTCGCCCCCGGCAAGGTCGTCTCGCAGGCCTTCGCCTCCCGCACGACGACGATCG
- a CDS encoding immunoglobulin-like domain-containing protein, giving the protein MPSRRRGRWGALVAAAAVAVAGTIVPATAAQADIGVDPLIHYTFDEASGTTIADASGNGNDGVLRQSGGAVDGGVLSLPGGARGSAAYVEIPTAGLVGKKDLTISTWLSTRTGPANVAAAFIGAPVASGASFSSAYWLMNPTNLSGYVKSVVTNTVNAGSPWTTEVGAGATNTPTIGARTPAGMSLYTTVIDGTDGQLRVYINGALISQTSIGRDVASFGSSLVSYLGRSTYNDANWNGQIDDYAVYPAALETTQVAALFSSQAIDRAIGAVEIAETATADFSLPTSSYGVAIAWESDDAAITVAGGAADVTRPASGSGDRTVTLTATFTAPDEVRTQTYTVVVPEDIADADKVAADLAALEIAGADDIRTNVSVPVTGAQGSEITWTVTEGAGFAALRAGIGEAYRTVDIERPASGADAAEVELTATARNGSVEQTRTFRLVVQPMPTATDDTEAYVWAFFTGEGAGAERVSLAASKGNDALDWNTLNDGEPIFTSTQGTTGLRDPFIIRSPQGDRFYMLATDLKIDGLPGGFGTAQISGSRYIEVWESDDLVNWSEQRHVKVSSDFAGNTWAPEAYWDEELDTFVVFWASNLYDTPNAADRTAVTYNRMMYVTTDDFRTFSEPQPWIDVRRGNGLGTIDSTVAKVGDTYYRFTKDEASMTIRQEKSTDLLATITGTLPGTSGPADEWTLVKERIASGLPNGEPGRTYSSGEGPSVFPANAGDVNGFEWFLFIDQPSYHGGPNHYIPFGSDDIADGDSWQPLGAKLRANLPENSDGGKPRHGTVIPVTRLEYQRVLEAYAPDLAVTSVAAIDVTTTAGTAPVLPQATLTKADGSTQTVDVVWEAVDPASYADAGSFTVAGVAQDDSRMPVEATVTVEDAVSIEVTTDSRCVVGKVALTVKIVGDPDAAVSVDIVTASGTRTAIIAAGKTASYAFSSRLATMPAGSVTVTPSVDGESHAPVVAGYNGRGC; this is encoded by the coding sequence ATGCCTTCCCGACGACGGGGGCGCTGGGGTGCACTCGTCGCGGCGGCCGCTGTCGCCGTGGCCGGCACGATCGTCCCCGCGACCGCCGCCCAGGCCGACATCGGTGTGGATCCGCTGATCCACTACACCTTCGACGAGGCTTCCGGCACGACGATCGCCGACGCGAGCGGCAACGGCAACGACGGCGTCCTGCGCCAGTCCGGCGGCGCGGTCGACGGCGGCGTGCTGTCCCTCCCCGGCGGCGCACGGGGGAGCGCCGCCTACGTCGAGATCCCGACGGCGGGCCTGGTCGGCAAGAAGGACCTCACCATCTCGACCTGGCTGAGTACCCGTACCGGCCCCGCCAATGTCGCCGCCGCGTTCATCGGCGCGCCCGTGGCATCCGGTGCCTCGTTCTCCAGCGCCTACTGGCTGATGAACCCGACCAACCTGAGCGGCTACGTGAAGTCGGTGGTCACGAACACCGTCAACGCCGGATCCCCCTGGACGACCGAGGTCGGCGCGGGCGCGACCAACACCCCCACTATCGGGGCGCGCACCCCGGCAGGCATGTCGCTCTACACCACGGTCATCGACGGCACCGACGGGCAGCTGCGCGTCTACATCAACGGCGCGCTCATCTCGCAGACCTCGATCGGCCGCGACGTGGCGTCGTTCGGCTCGTCGCTGGTGTCGTACCTCGGCCGCTCGACCTACAACGACGCCAACTGGAACGGGCAGATCGACGACTACGCCGTCTACCCGGCCGCGCTGGAGACCACTCAGGTGGCCGCGCTGTTCTCGAGCCAGGCCATCGACCGCGCGATTGGCGCAGTCGAGATCGCCGAGACCGCCACCGCCGACTTCTCCCTGCCCACGAGCAGCTACGGGGTCGCGATCGCCTGGGAGTCGGATGACGCCGCCATCACCGTCGCCGGCGGCGCGGCCGATGTGACCCGCCCCGCCTCCGGGAGCGGCGACCGGACGGTCACGCTCACCGCGACCTTCACCGCGCCCGACGAGGTGCGCACCCAGACGTACACCGTCGTCGTGCCCGAAGACATCGCCGACGCCGACAAGGTCGCCGCCGATCTCGCGGCGCTCGAGATCGCGGGGGCCGACGACATCCGCACCAACGTCTCCGTGCCGGTGACCGGAGCCCAGGGCTCGGAGATCACCTGGACGGTCACGGAGGGCGCCGGGTTCGCCGCGCTTCGCGCCGGGATCGGCGAGGCGTACCGCACGGTCGACATCGAGCGCCCCGCCTCGGGAGCGGATGCCGCCGAGGTCGAGCTCACCGCGACCGCTCGCAACGGCTCGGTCGAGCAGACGCGCACGTTCCGCCTCGTGGTGCAGCCCATGCCCACGGCGACCGACGACACCGAGGCCTACGTCTGGGCGTTCTTCACCGGAGAGGGCGCCGGCGCCGAACGCGTCAGCCTCGCCGCGTCGAAGGGCAACGACGCCCTGGACTGGAACACGCTCAACGACGGTGAGCCGATCTTCACCTCCACCCAGGGCACGACGGGCCTGCGCGACCCCTTTATCATCCGCTCCCCGCAGGGCGACCGGTTCTACATGCTCGCCACCGACCTGAAGATCGACGGCCTGCCCGGCGGCTTCGGCACCGCTCAGATCTCCGGCTCGCGTTACATCGAGGTGTGGGAGTCCGACGACCTGGTGAACTGGTCGGAGCAGCGGCACGTGAAGGTCTCGTCCGACTTCGCCGGCAACACTTGGGCGCCGGAGGCGTACTGGGACGAGGAGCTCGACACCTTCGTGGTGTTCTGGGCCTCGAACCTCTACGACACCCCGAATGCCGCGGATCGCACGGCGGTGACCTACAACCGCATGATGTACGTCACCACCGACGATTTCCGCACCTTCTCCGAGCCGCAGCCCTGGATCGACGTCCGTCGGGGCAACGGCCTCGGCACCATCGATTCCACGGTGGCCAAGGTCGGCGACACCTACTACCGCTTCACGAAGGACGAGGCGTCGATGACGATCCGGCAGGAGAAGTCCACCGACCTCCTCGCCACGATCACCGGCACCCTGCCGGGAACCAGCGGCCCCGCCGACGAATGGACGCTCGTCAAGGAGCGGATCGCATCGGGTCTGCCGAACGGCGAGCCGGGCAGGACATACTCCAGCGGCGAGGGACCGAGTGTCTTCCCGGCGAACGCCGGCGACGTCAACGGGTTCGAGTGGTTCCTCTTCATCGACCAGCCCTCGTACCACGGTGGTCCGAACCACTACATCCCGTTCGGGTCGGACGACATCGCCGACGGCGACTCCTGGCAGCCGCTGGGGGCGAAGCTCCGCGCGAACCTGCCGGAGAACTCCGACGGCGGGAAGCCGCGACACGGCACGGTCATTCCGGTGACCCGCCTCGAGTACCAGCGGGTCCTCGAGGCCTACGCCCCCGATCTCGCCGTCACCTCGGTCGCCGCGATCGACGTCACCACGACGGCCGGCACCGCGCCAGTGCTGCCGCAGGCGACGCTGACCAAGGCGGACGGGTCGACCCAGACCGTGGACGTGGTGTGGGAAGCGGTCGATCCCGCCTCGTATGCCGACGCCGGGTCGTTCACCGTCGCGGGTGTCGCCCAGGACGACTCTCGGATGCCGGTCGAGGCGACCGTGACGGTCGAGGACGCCGTGTCGATCGAGGTGACCACCGACAGTCGCTGCGTCGTCGGCAAGGTGGCACTCACGGTGAAGATCGTCGGCGACCCCGACGCGGCGGTATCGGTCGACATCGTCACGGCCTCCGGCACGCGCACCGCGATCATCGCCGCGGGGAAGACCGCGAGCTACGCGTTCAGCTCGCGGCTGGCGACGATGCCGGCGGGCTCGGTGACGGTGACGCCCAGCGTCGACGGCGAGAGCCACGCGCCGGTGGTGGCCGGCTACAACGGTCGCGGGTGTTGA
- a CDS encoding WxL protein peptidoglycan domain-containing protein produces the protein MLSSDSFLRPSRVLAAIAAITAIVGTPGVAWGASGDTGGDDAGIRWSVTPADETGPDGRTAAEHTLDPGEGIDDYFAVRNVSDADVTFALTAADGFYTRNGRFDILASGEESVDSGTWISLPEEVTVPAGQVAVVPFRIDVPDQAEPGDHAAGITASVLSIGATDDGTSVGVESRVGFRVLTRVTGEITPIAALAGGGAAYTLSWNPFRPGSVTVSFEVVNEGNTRLLVDGEAAAGAGTSTFPEDGTPQELLPGDARPFTVVIDDVWPLFFVPATVSVGAESVTMDGATSEVAPVQAEIPVWAVPWPQLAVLLGVVLVAVAIIGGRLRSRRRLDSLLAEAREEGRRSVAAAPE, from the coding sequence GTGCTCTCCTCCGACTCCTTCCTCCGGCCCTCCCGCGTCCTCGCCGCGATCGCCGCGATCACCGCGATCGTGGGGACGCCCGGCGTAGCCTGGGGAGCCTCCGGCGATACCGGCGGAGACGACGCCGGCATCCGGTGGTCGGTGACGCCGGCCGACGAGACCGGGCCCGACGGGCGGACGGCCGCAGAGCACACCCTCGATCCCGGCGAAGGGATCGACGACTACTTCGCGGTCCGTAACGTCAGCGACGCCGACGTGACCTTCGCGCTGACCGCGGCCGATGGCTTCTACACCCGCAACGGCCGGTTCGACATCCTCGCCTCCGGGGAGGAATCCGTCGATTCCGGAACCTGGATCTCCCTCCCCGAGGAGGTGACCGTCCCCGCCGGACAGGTCGCCGTGGTGCCGTTCCGGATCGACGTGCCCGACCAGGCCGAGCCCGGTGACCACGCCGCGGGCATCACCGCCTCGGTGCTCTCGATCGGCGCCACCGACGACGGTACGAGCGTCGGTGTGGAGAGCCGCGTCGGGTTCCGCGTTTTGACGCGCGTCACCGGGGAGATCACTCCGATCGCGGCGCTCGCCGGAGGCGGCGCGGCCTACACGCTGTCGTGGAACCCCTTCCGTCCGGGTTCGGTCACCGTCTCGTTCGAGGTGGTCAACGAGGGCAACACCCGACTGCTCGTCGACGGCGAGGCCGCCGCCGGAGCCGGGACGTCGACGTTCCCGGAGGACGGCACTCCGCAGGAGCTCCTTCCGGGCGACGCGCGGCCCTTCACCGTCGTCATCGACGACGTCTGGCCGCTGTTCTTCGTGCCGGCCACGGTGTCCGTCGGCGCCGAGAGCGTGACGATGGACGGGGCCACCTCCGAGGTCGCTCCCGTCCAGGCCGAGATCCCGGTCTGGGCGGTGCCCTGGCCGCAGCTCGCCGTCCTGCTGGGGGTTGTGCTGGTGGCGGTCGCAATCATCGGCGGGCGGCTGCGCTCACGTCGCCGGCTGGACTCCCTCCTCGCCGAGGCACGGGAAGAGGGGCGGCGGTCGGTCGCCGCGGCACCGGAATGA
- a CDS encoding LacI family DNA-binding transcriptional regulator, whose amino-acid sequence MAKQAGVSHMTVSRVLNGHPNIRESTRERVLQAIDEMNYTRSSIARALATRRAMRIGVLVDSPVQYGPNSTLRALEGAARDAGYAISAFSVSDDDGMQIDSGVVDLVTQGVDALCVIAPRQSSLDLLGQQATGLPTVVVKSEAHPDMHTAGVDQCQGAKLAVSHLISLGHRRILHLAGPMDWYDARVREQGWRDALTAAELPVSDPAVGDWTSDFGYEYGSSLELGEATAIFAANDQMALGLIHGLSDRGIRVPDDVSVVGFDDLPDARHFLPPLTTVRQDFAALGALALQLIIAAIEGESTDEHDMIEPVLIVRRSTTAPRA is encoded by the coding sequence GTGGCCAAGCAGGCCGGCGTGTCGCACATGACGGTCTCGCGTGTGTTGAACGGTCACCCGAACATCCGGGAATCGACCCGGGAACGGGTGCTGCAGGCGATCGACGAGATGAACTACACCCGGAGCTCCATCGCCCGGGCCCTCGCCACCCGCCGCGCCATGCGCATCGGGGTGCTCGTTGACAGCCCCGTGCAGTACGGACCCAACAGCACCCTCCGTGCCCTCGAGGGGGCCGCGCGCGACGCCGGCTACGCGATCAGCGCGTTCTCGGTGTCGGACGACGACGGCATGCAGATCGACAGCGGCGTCGTCGACCTCGTCACCCAGGGCGTCGATGCCCTGTGCGTGATCGCCCCCCGTCAGTCATCCCTCGACCTCCTCGGGCAGCAGGCCACCGGACTTCCCACCGTCGTCGTGAAGTCCGAGGCCCACCCCGACATGCACACCGCCGGTGTGGATCAGTGCCAGGGGGCGAAGCTGGCCGTGTCGCACCTCATCTCTCTCGGTCACCGGCGCATCCTGCACCTCGCCGGCCCCATGGACTGGTACGACGCCCGCGTGCGCGAGCAGGGTTGGCGTGATGCGCTGACCGCGGCGGAACTGCCGGTCTCGGATCCCGCGGTGGGCGACTGGACGTCGGATTTCGGGTACGAGTACGGCAGCTCCCTCGAACTCGGCGAGGCGACGGCGATCTTCGCGGCGAACGACCAGATGGCGCTCGGACTCATCCACGGGCTGAGCGATCGGGGAATCCGCGTGCCCGACGACGTCAGCGTCGTGGGGTTCGACGACCTTCCCGACGCGCGGCACTTCCTGCCGCCGCTGACCACTGTCCGACAGGACTTCGCGGCGCTGGGCGCGCTCGCGCTGCAGCTGATCATCGCCGCGATCGAGGGCGAGTCCACCGACGAGCACGACATGATCGAGCCCGTCCTGATCGTTCGCCGCTCCACGACTGCGCCTCGGGCGTGA